One genomic window of Lepeophtheirus salmonis chromosome 5, UVic_Lsal_1.4, whole genome shotgun sequence includes the following:
- the msopa gene encoding uncharacterized protein msopa has product MKLALLSIFILGSLFIQESEGISLCWHPQAVFTCLANPGKEIEVTSCFFFICSKQKCQCAGIAPPPAPAPAPAPAPAPAPAPAPAPAPAPAPAPAPAPAPAPAPAPKGGRRRRDVPIVFDH; this is encoded by the exons ATGAAGTTAGCTCTCCTTAGTATCTTTATTTTGGGCTCCTTGTTTATTCAG gagTCGGAAGGAATATCTTTATGT TGGCATCCACAAGCTGTATTTACGTGTCTTGCAAATCCGGGAAAAGAAATCGAAGTGacatcatgttttttttttatttgttctaaaCAAAAGTGCCAATGTGCTGGAATTGCACCGCCACCAGCACCAGCCCCTGCACCAGCGCCTGCACCAGCCCCTGCACCAGCGCCTGCACCAGCCCCTGCACCAGCGCCTGCACCAGCACCTGCACCAGCACCTGCACCAGCGCCTGCACCAGCACCAaagggaggaagaagaagaagagacgTACCCATCGTTTTCGATcattaa